CTGCtacttgtgtgtgtggatctgtgaattgtgtgtagtgttttgacaaaatgagccttgtttttaaaattctgcttaagcaatcgtaaaaaactgtaaccagaatattgatttaatatgattattttaattttctttgtaCGTTTACGTATATATCGCTTTGTACAACATGCCTACAAGTATATATTTTGACAGCTAGACAAAAGTAGcaaaaatttataaatatgtaaagcTTAAACTAAAGTGATTGTTGGAGAAAAATGATCTCAAAGATTGGTGGGTATACagtacatatacacacacagtatagTTCATTCTTAAGGATGATCTTTATTGAACAGTCACATTTTGGTTTTCATAAACATGgcaacaagaaaaacaaaaatatttactgAACATGTCTGTCAGTTTGAGGCACATTCACACAGCGATAACTTGATTTGGGTGCATGAGTCCAAAGTTGAACTATTGTTTTCTACAGAGTAAGATTAGAGTAAGTTGATCAAACGTTTCATTTTCATCCCGTCTTCTCTATTTAAGTTCACAGAGATAGGACAGACTTCCTCTGCCAAAACACAAATTCTTGAGCTAAGTAAATGGGAGCTGCTTATCAGTCAAACACTCGTATCTCCAGCTGACACACAGCACACTCTAGTCTAatcagctctctctctcacacacacgtttttgtgaattgtggggacattccataggtgtaatggtttttatactgtacaaactgtattttctatcgccctacactacctctacccctaaacctacccatcacagaaaacgtgtgcacatttttactttctcaaaaaaactcattctgtatgatttataagccttttgaaaaatggggacatggggtattgtcttcataagtcaccctctccttgtaatacctacgtcatacccatgtcattatacaaatttgtgtcctgttatgtcacaaaaacacgcacacacactcccaGAGAACTAATCAGAACTCccagaaaacacaaaacacactcactggGTTTTTCCCCcccactactgtttaaaagtttggttgtagtaattaatattaagaaattaatacttttatttagcaagtatgcattaaactgaccaaaagtgacagtaaagacatttataatgttacaaaagatttttatttcaaataaatgctgttcttttgaactttctatttatcaaagaatcctgaaaaaaatgcatcaccatttccacaaaaatattaagcagcacaactgtgataataataacaccactaaatcagcatattagaatgatttctgaaggatctgactgaagactggagttacgatgctgaaaattcagctttgtcatcacaggaataaaatacatttaaaaatattttacataaatgcaGTCCTGGTgaggagacttctttcagaaacattaaaaaaaatcataataaccccaaacttttgaacagtagtgtatgagAATAAAGAGTGTAGAATTGTTTATAGTggggaaaaatataaaaaaaaatattttgtttttagcaaAAGCTACATGTTGACCACAGGATTTAGGATACTGGCAGCTAATAGTtttcagaaatgaaaataaaattgtgcATCACTGTCTGTTGTGACTGGCTTTTGAAGCGTAAGGAACAAGTAACAAGTTCAGATACAGTACAGCACAAAAATCTTAGGCATGCATCTGTGATCTTTTTCACCACCAGAGGGCCTCTAATAGGACAGTGCAAACCCTCAAGAACCTGGACATAGTTGTGTCCAGCAATGGATTTGTTTAGGATATGTTTTAGACAAATCAATTCTACTAACTGCTTTATGTTCTATCAAGAATCAACACACCATTACTACTGCAACACACATtctctaaaaacaaaacataacaatGAAACAAGATCATGAAAATACAATGTTTAATGAGTAAGAAAGGTTAAAGGACAACTGCGATCAGAGTAGAAAATGAAAAGATTGAGTGTAAAAGAGAAGGTTTAAAGGCTGAGGTGGCATGTAGGTGCTTAAAGGATTGGTTGGCGTAAAACTCTTAAAGCAACTCCATCTGGATAATGTAATGATAGGTAgtatactgtactgtacatgCAGTAGAATTCCTCAGAGGCGCATGTCAAGGGTGAATAGAGGCTCAGTGGGCCTAAGTGGCCAAAGGGGAAATGATCGATGTAAGAGAAGAAAATCCCCATATAGAAGTTTAAAGGCTGAGATGGCATGTACTGTAGATGCTTAAAGGATCAGACTTCATGCAGTACAAGTCTGACATAAGAAACATGGGCGGTTTGATGGCCTCCGAGGAAACtgagcaagacaatgttgtgtGTTAAAAAAAGGTCACAAATGGTTTGCGGATAAACAGGGCTGGGGTCTAAATATCGAGCAGAAAAAGCACCAAGAACACATCTGAAAGATTCACAGTGGGATTTAAGTTTTTGGAAAAAGTAGCTTTtactcttgctctctctctctcttttttttttttgtcttgatatgcttttgtcttttgtcttGATATGcagtccccccccccccttgaAACTGTTTTTTGTCTTactcttctgttttttttgttgttgttttgttttcctgttgcacaataatgtatttttaatttacatgtaTTCTTTTAGAATGCTCAGTTAATCAAGCACAGAATTTTCTAGCCTAAGCGAAGATTCTGGGAAGCCTCCAAGGGTTTTGAGTGTCACATTGACATATATAGAGGATTGTGGGGCCATTTTTCTTGGAGTTCATCTGTACCATTTTGAGGGGTCTTATCTGAGGTCTTCACCTTGTTATAGCCTATGCACAATTGggtctgtgagtgagtgtgcgCCAAAGTTAGCGGCCAACGCTTATGTTGCAGGTCTTGCAGCTGGGGTCTTTCTTGGCATTGACGGTTGACAAGCTCATCAACTGGTGGCCGCTGATCTGAGAGACAGTCCCCTGTGCCAGCAACACCGGCTCAGTATAAATCAGCTCCAGAATCACATCCTGCGCATGCTGAAACACCACCCGCCCATCCTCCCCGCACACACGTGTCAGAAAGCGGTTGTTCGTCACATCTAGCTCCGGGAGGCGATCGCTGCAGTAAAGGTCTCCGCTCGAGCCCCGAGGAGCCAGGACAAGGATAACGTAATGATAGGCAGTATACATGCAGTAGAAGTCCCCGAAGTAGAGGCGTGTGTCGGGGGTGAACAGAACCTCGGCGGGCACCTGAAAGCGGACGCGGCCGTACGGGGAATCCTGCGGGGGCTGACCTGTGTTAAACTCTGTGTTGCAGCTGAAGAAGATCCCCTCAAGTTTACCGCTGAGAGGTGAACCGTGACTACCGCTGTTATCCTTTACTGAGGGCATCATTCGGCCACCAAGAACATCtctgtgagagaaagagagacatttCTCAATATCCTTAATtacttttcatattttcattacactgtttaaaggtttggggttgtaagatttttaaatgttttggaaagtgttttgctcaccaagactgcatatatttgatcaaaaacacagtaaaagcagtaatattgtcaaatattgcaatttaaaataactgttttctattttaatatatgttaaacATGTAGtttactgatttggtgctcaagaaacatttctaataatcaatgatttgctgcttaatatttttgtggattctttaatgaataaaaagaacagcatttatttgaaatagaaatccttgaaacattgaaaatgtctttactgtcacttttgatcaatttaaaccaaacttttgactCCAAacctttaaatggtagtgtaagtaaaattaaaaatgtggttcgcaaaaaaacagaacataaacctGGCCAATTAATGAGGACATTATTCCACAAAAGGGAGCTGTTTGCTTCCTAGCGACAAGCTGAATCTCAAAAGCAAAGAAAGATTGTCATTGTCTTCCTCAACCAGCATTACCTCATCTCTTTCTCCTCCCTCTCTAATTTACTAAGCATTTTTTACTGAGGTATTTTTAATCCTGAATCACCTGCAGTGTTGGAAGTATTCCTCTTGCTGATTCCGGTAAAAGACGGAGAACTTGAGCATCCTGCCAGCAATGACTTCAGCCTTCTGCAACAGCTGCGTCAAATGCACAGAGGAATAATCTAGAAAAATGAAGGGaactatttttatttgtcatcAATTTTCATTAGTCGAACAATGTTGTCTACCTAAAAAGCTGAGCAGTAGcataacattttgttttcttatcTTTTTTCTCTTATAGGCAAGTTATTTTGGTGTTAggtattcatttcatttttatattttatattcagtcTCATTATTATGTCAGTCTATAGCATTTGAATTATTTGAATTACCAATGTGTATAAAATGAGTTATATAAACAAACTAGCCTTGTATTACATtgtcttttatatttaagtGTGTGCTTGGCTGATTAACCTGCTGTACAAAACTCGACAATGTCACTCCATTCTGATACGGCATAGTCTCCATCGGTCTGTTTGGAAGCTGTTTGCACGGCAACGGTGTATTCTGTCCGTGGACTCAGGAACCAATGGCCTCGCACTGTCATGGGCAATGGGACCGCCTTAGCAACAAGCTTCGTAGGCACATCCTAAAGCCAGAGAGTAAGaaagaatttaaaattttataaattttaaataaaataaagccattataaaacaattattaaaaacagtaaaactccaGCCAATACTCAAACTAGGCTGAAATTGTTGAGAAATGTCaatgaatgtaatttttttttaaaagaataatgAATATTTGTAGTGTCATTGTGAAAATACCTTGTGTTTGAATTTGTTAGAGTTCTTGTTCTCCTTCTTGTTAAGGTCAATGAAGTAATGTGTGATCTTCTCGGTGGTGTGAGGGTCCATATCCCAGCAGATCTTAAAGGAGTCACAGGTGATGTTACTGATCTTGATGTTGCGAGCAACAGGTAACTCCTCCATTCCTACCACTCCAGTGTCTTCAGCTTTACCTGACAGAAAAAAAGGATATTGTCTGAAATCCTTTGTATTGTTTGAAATATTGATAGCGTTTTCTCTATAAGTACTGCTACATGACTGCCCTCCGACCCGCATACACAATCACACACGCAGTGAGAAATGTGCTGTGTTGCACTGGCATGGCTACAGTATGGGCACTGTGTTATCTTAGAGACCAGAGATGCACAACAGGAATGTGGGATTCCAGaatgacacatacacacacatacacacacacactaaacaaACCACAGTAAACATAGATCCGCCTCTTAAAACTATGAATGGGATCAATTTAAAGCTTCACTGTACAATAAGCACCCTCAGTTCGTTGTCAACTAAACACTGAGCCCTTTCTCTcctaaacatttttctttactACTGCTGACATATTCTTCTGGAAAGAAATTACTCTCATATGAACTTAAAGAGTTTCACACACTTGCAAAAAAAGTTTGGAGACAGTAACGAAATTAttacttctattcagcaagggcacattaaattgtttaaaagtgacagtaaaaacattcataatgttacaaaaaaaaaaaattctatttctattcctcaaagaatcctgaaaaaaaaaattatcacattGTATcacaagcagcacaactgtttcttgagcagcaaatcagcatatttgaatgatttctgaaggatcatgtgacactgaagactggagtaatgatgctgaaaattcagctttgcatcacaggaataaaatttaaaatatatcaacagaaaaatttattttataaataatattttaaaatattgctgcttttactgttttttgtttgtttttttaatcaaatatatacagccttggtgagcataagagattcttttaaaaaacattaagaaaatcttaccaacctcaaacttctgaatggtagtaTTATTTCATGCATTATTCTCTGCTTATGTTATGAAAATTACCACATAACtcttatgttttatttaccACAGCACAATCATATGAAAGCCTGTTTCTGTCTTTAAGTAAAAAGTagaaaaggtaattgtgagataaaagctaaaataagaaattcaaagttgtGAGAAATAGTCACATTGTGAAATATACATTTGCCATTATGAGTAGTTCaaaagaagcaaaaaaaaaaaaaaaaaaaaaaaatagtgagaaATAGTCAAAATGtaaagatataaagtcacattgtgagataaaatgccatatttgtgagataaagtcaaaaaaatagtcacaattataataataaagtaaaaattgcaTCTCAAAGTGAAAATACAAAGAATACAAAATACAGACTGAAATCATGCTATTAGACAAAtttataatatgaaataattatgaatataatCATATAGAAAGTAACCCTAAAAAACAAGTTTTAAGAGAAAAGGGAAAAGAGAAAGGGTCTTCCAGGAAgacaaatgcacaaataaaacagtgaaaagtcTTATATGGAATAAAATACTGGTACTCACAACATTCAGCTCAGTAATAGACACGTTCCTGTACTATACTAATCCTCCCACAACACTGGCCCTGTCAGAACTACCCCTCCAAACCCTCCCTCTGCCAACAGCCTCACTCACACAAACAACAGATGTGTGTTGATCAGACATCTTCTCACTACAGAATCTGCTTTCCATCACGCTTTAAGAAACTGGTTAGATGTGCCATACGTTTAGCATAAACAAACTACTGTATTTTCAGCAAATGGTAATGTAATCTTACTAAAGTGTTGTTCAAACAGTGGTTAAAATTACTCACAACAAAATCATATTACCTTGTTTGTACCTAAAAACAAGTACAATACCAGCAGAATGCATCTCTCTACTAAAATGCCAGCTCCAAAACACACCCACAGGTCTTTCGACATGCTTTAACAAAGACTGCAGTTTCTATGGAAACAAATCAAGGCCATTAATCAATGTACCATAATTTAAAGAGGAAGATTGGCCAAACCTTTACATACACAGTGATCAGCACTCAAGTTTTGGTCTTGTAAGATCGTAAACAAAAGTCAGATCAGGAATTGAGAGAAGAGACTGTACTGTACAGCCggaacaattaaaaaaaatttactagAAAAACTATGTTCATAGTCTCTAGcagttaaaataaactttttatatcTGTCAGGACTATGCTGTGTTTGTTCATGTCATTCTAAGTTAACCGAGTTCCCACGTATATGTTAGTCTCATTCAGTTCATCTGTTGTTGATTATTTAACTCATTAGTTCCCTTGTTTATTCTGGTATATATACAACCTGTTctgttcagttctttgtcctGTCTCGTCGATGTAAAGTGGTTGTGTTTGCCTTATTCTCCTTTGGATTTAATAAAGACAGTTTGTGTTTAGATATTCTCCTTCGTTGTGAGTTTGTACTCAGCCATATGTGACAATATCATTCAAATAGAAAGATTTtcgttttttttagaaaaatatcagtttttttttcttctgaaaagctgacagataaaacattttatatatcatGCACTAGCACTACCATTAAAAAATGTGAAGTaagattaaaacatttattcagcatagattaaattgattgaaagtgacagtaaagacatttatgttacaaaagatgtatttcaaattaaatttaaaattaaaaaaaaaaaaaaaattctgatcaCAAACTTTGaacagaagtgtgtgtgtgtgtatatatatatatatatagacaacAAAGTGAAACTCCAAAATATGTAGGAGAGTACAAGCAGAACCTGCTGAATCAGGAGAGAAAGAGTTAGAGATGAGAAATGAAAAATGTGGAGCGTCTGGTTCTATATCTGACTGTAATCAGGGCTAAAAGCCTCCCATGGTACCATAGTCTAAAGACATCCACACACAAAAGAACCTAGAGTACTACAACATcagaaatatcaaataaatCACCAATCCACATCAATATCTCCTTCACAAACACCTAACACCCAAGAATATTCATCAGGAGAGCAGCTTGTTTGAGCAGCTTACCCAGAAAACTGCAGTGTTACATAACAAAGCGAAACAGAAACGTCCTAACTGTATAGACTGCAAATCTAACCTAGGAAATACCACACACTCACAAATCCAAAACTACAGTGAGGTCTTTATGTGGGCAAACAGCACTGCAACATGTGACTAGAAAAGAGTAGTGGACCTTGTGAATAAAAACAAGCCTTGACTCCTGTATGAGCTTCAATGCAGCGCGAGATCGCAGCTTCAAGCTGCAAACATCTCTGCATTGTGGCAGAATGCTAGCTTATCAGGGTTTACAGTTTGTTTAATGAGCTCTGGACCCACTCCAAAATGCACACTGAACTGCATATtaatacacacaaacaataaacacatttgtaaTTTGCAGAACAACAAGCTGTGTATGGCagcaaattcatatttttaatagtttagtcCCAGGCTAATTTATTCccaattatatatacatacacacacacacacacactgatgagccaaaacattatgaccagccACAGGTGAAGCAAATAACGTTGATCGTCTCATAACAAGCCCAAGCCAatggtaagcaaacaatcagttcttgTAAACAACAGTTTAACTTCATGTGGTGCCGCAAAGATCAGCTGCCACCTgacaaaagcaatgcattttggttacaaaaaaatttgtcCGACTTTGATCGGCACTGCAGCCGCCTTACGATCACATGtgccatcaaagtaccgcgagagcaaaACGAGACCAGCCGCCTAGGTCAGACACTGCAGTTGCTCAAAATCAGCTGTGAAAGCCTTGATGACAACATACTTTATGATAAAACTATTGCGTGTTTTTTCTTAGACAAGTTCCTGTATTTAACCGATCTTGATATTGAATATCTGATATTCAAAACATGGGAATTTCAGTCGCATCCACTTCGTGGTCTGCCATGAATGACATTGGTTCAGCACACTACGGAAAGCACAAAGTGTCCGAATTGACGGCCATCTCTGTACTCCTCCCCCGCCTGCAACCGGCAGATCGGTGGCAGGCTAGTTCATCCTATTatgttggatgcaggagaaatgggcaggaCTAAAgatctggggtgcgtttcccaaagcgaactatggtcgcaagttcagagttcaatgggacttactACCATAGTTGATATTGTTATGGCAAGACGAttgggtcagagtatctctgaaacgGCAAGGCTTGTGGGTTGCTCCTTGTCtgcagtggtgagaatttaccaacagtggtccgaagagggacaaaccacaaaccggCAACAGGGTTTTGGGCACTCAAGACTCATCAATGAATGAGGGCAACGAAGACTATCCCATCTGGTCCAAGCCAACAGAAAgtctactgtggcacaagtcacacaagattttaatgatggttatggGAGAAATGTGTCACaatacacagtgcattgcaCCAAAGTAAGGCAGGCCATTGCTGGGTCCAAGTCCGGCCATTCATGtggacatcaatttgacatgtaccacctacctaaatattgttgcagaccaggtaGACCCCTTCATGACAGTGGTGTTGCCTGGTGGAAGTGGCCTGTTTCAGCAGGATGCTccctgccacactgcacacattgtttAGGAATGATTTGAGGAACACAATGAAGAGTTCAATGAAGATGAAGAGCAGGATCGGACACCCCTGATCTACACTAAATAATTGCAAATTTAACCTGAAAggatattaattttatatacaaaacAAACCATTCAAACAATCCTCGCAAAAGCCTGGTGGTCAACGATTAAGGATGTTGCATGCTATTTTATTTGCCTAATaagagtaaaaagaaaaaaacccaaCATATTCTACATGAATCCCTTGGATACTAGTTCCAAATATGTGTGGGAAAATTTGCTCTGAACATAATCTGTTTCTCTCCACTAGCAATAAAGACAACACGTGCACATAATATAATGGTACTGTAGGCTGCTGTTTTCTAGTTTATGAGCCCACAGCTTCTCCAGGGTATGGAAAATGAACTCAAGATAAGCCTCAAGCAACATATAATCATTACAGCACATAATCATACAGAATGAAATCTTTGAATTTAATTAGAGATGATTTTACAAGCAGTCTTTCTATTAATTAAGCATGTCTGTCTGTAATTCCAtatcaattaaaaacaaatgtttttcccTAGCTGGGAATGtgatgtttcttttcttttttgacaGTTAATTTGTTAAGTCTCTTATATTTCACTCATTGCATACATCGTAGCCTAGGCCTCATATTGCACATACAATGCATCCCATATACTCATATCCCTTGCTCAAGGACACAATAGTGAAAAAAAGTTTACAGTTTACGAGTCACCTCTAACTGGGATGTTCAAAGTCCTGCATGGAACAGATTCTGGTTTCTAGCTAATCGGATTTAGATATTTACACCAAGCACTCAGCTGATGGGTTTGCATTAGCCAGCGCTAGCAGTTTCAAACATCATCTGAATGCATGTGCAAGCTAAAATCTTCTTTTATAGCTTAAttttcaaatatgcaaaacatcACCTTGTAAAGATCTTAAATAAGGATGCTTAAAATCCGATACAGCGGTGTTTCTTTAGGACACCTAAACAGGAGAGCAGTCTGGCCGATGTTTAAAGGGAATGTTTATGAGAAACAAACtgtacaaagaaacaaaatgttaactaatgagaGAGTTCAGTCAGTACCTcaaaaacacaatgcattatgCACTCCCTCAGTTTGTTgcatttaaacaaaatgaaacaagcgCTGATGTGTACATGTGGTAACTCAAAAGAGATAAGAGCAGCACAGCAATCCATTCAGGCTAATTAATGCTGATTTAAATACATTCATGCAGGGAAGATAAAAACATTGCCTCCCTCTCAAAAACCTGGTGAGTCATTGTGCTACCCTTAGAGGAACGCTGCATTCTTCTGAAGGTTGCCAAATTGCGTATCTGCAGGTTGTTGCTTCAGTCATTCTTAAAGAGGATTGACACATTTTGGCATTTTCGAACTCACGCTCACTATTGAAACACTGATGACTGTAACGCttatgaaaaagacaaaaatgcttatttcagttaaaatggATTTACATTTATGAGCTTGCAATTCCATACAAACAAATTGAGATGGAGATGTAGAGGCAGGGATCAGATGACAGGCAAATACTGTATCCTCGTTTAAGCCTCTACATCTGGCATCTATACCTTTGAAAGCCACAGCAGGTTCCTCGCAATATGTGTCTTAAGCACATGACTTTACCTTCTGCCATTAAGTCTAAAACCATTAAGTCATTTGAAGAAGAACGAGAACAAGACGTGTTAATGGGTTTGTGTATGCAgtaagacttaaaaaaaaaaatacactgttaAAAACCCTCATTCCCTGCCACATCAgcattattaaattgtttagggatatgatatttatattatgttttaaatattctaAACATGTTTACAACACCGGTTTCTTGGTTTCAGCTTGACTGACTGATAATAAAACGAGATTAAAAGGGAAAAGGTAGCTGACTGCAAGAGGGTAGtgtccatggtgctgaaatGAAACCCTCACACAGACAGCAGAGATTTCACTCTGAGATACCACTGCCAGCACACACAAAGGCAGCCTGCCATGTCTCACTATTCCGCTTTTCATAGATGTGACAGGCGATTTTTTCTGCATCAATGTATAATGCCATATTACTACAGTATTCTAATCGTTCAATACATGAATAAACATGGACAAAATATACGCTTCCCTTAAA
This window of the Ctenopharyngodon idella isolate HZGC_01 chromosome 17, HZGC01, whole genome shotgun sequence genome carries:
- the phyhipla gene encoding phytanoyl-CoA 2-hydroxylase interacting protein-like a isoform X1, with product MEAASLAHGVSSPREGMVKNVSLESLQLCERDGKAEDTGVVGMEELPVARNIKISNITCDSFKICWDMDPHTTEKITHYFIDLNKKENKNSNKFKHKDVPTKLVAKAVPLPMTVRGHWFLSPRTEYTVAVQTASKQTDGDYAVSEWSDIVEFCTADYSSVHLTQLLQKAEVIAGRMLKFSVFYRNQQEEYFQHCRDVLGGRMMPSVKDNSGSHGSPLSGKLEGIFFSCNTEFNTGQPPQDSPYGRVRFQVPAEVLFTPDTRLYFGDFYCMYTAYHYVILVLAPRGSSGDLYCSDRLPELDVTNNRFLTRVCGEDGRVVFQHAQDVILELIYTEPVLLAQGTVSQISGHQLMSLSTVNAKKDPSCKTCNISVGR
- the phyhipla gene encoding phytanoyl-CoA 2-hydroxylase interacting protein-like a isoform X2 — its product is MEELPVARNIKISNITCDSFKICWDMDPHTTEKITHYFIDLNKKENKNSNKFKHKDVPTKLVAKAVPLPMTVRGHWFLSPRTEYTVAVQTASKQTDGDYAVSEWSDIVEFCTADYSSVHLTQLLQKAEVIAGRMLKFSVFYRNQQEEYFQHCRDVLGGRMMPSVKDNSGSHGSPLSGKLEGIFFSCNTEFNTGQPPQDSPYGRVRFQVPAEVLFTPDTRLYFGDFYCMYTAYHYVILVLAPRGSSGDLYCSDRLPELDVTNNRFLTRVCGEDGRVVFQHAQDVILELIYTEPVLLAQGTVSQISGHQLMSLSTVNAKKDPSCKTCNISVGR